The Kordia sp. SMS9 DNA window GTTATTAAAACTATACTATGCCGAACAAGACAATGACTTTTTGGAAATTGCTGAAAAATGTGGTCAATTTCTATTGAAAAAAGCGATCCGACAAGGTGAAATCTGTTCATGGATGACGGTTGACAAATCCAATGCACTTACAGGCTATTCGCATGGCGCTTCGGGTATTGCTTCCGCATTGATGGAACTCTATGCAACCACAAAGAAAGAGGAATACTGGCATACCGCTATGGGCGGATACAACTATGAGAAACAATGGTTCAATCAGCAAACTCAAAACTGGCCCGATTTACGTGAATATGATGGTTCCAAACCGTTAAACTACGGCGTTATGTGGTGTCACGGCGCACCCGGAATTGCCATTGCGCAACTAAAAGCCTACGAAATGACGAAGCATGAATACTTTTTACAGGAAGCGAAAGTTGCTTTGGAAACTACCAAAAGAACAGTCATTCAAGAAATCAATATAAACTCGAAAGCAAACTTTTCACTATGTCACGGATTGGCTGGAAATGCTGATATATTACTCTACGGAAGTCAAATACTAAATCATCCAGAATATGCGCAAATTGCCAAAAATGCAGGCGATTTCGGAATTGCACACTACGATGCAACAGGTGTGATATTTCCAAGTGGCGTGAACGATCCTAGCGGACTCACCATCGGACAAGAAGAAAATCCTGGACTCATGTTAGGACTTTCAGGAACAGGCATGTTTTACTTGCGTTTGGCAGATATCATGGTTCCTTCGGCGTTGGTGCCTTGACATAAAAAATAATTCCTACAACCAAAACTTCATAACAAGGGTTTTTTTCCCTTTTATTTTTAAGGTATTCCCTAGAGGATTCCTATTCAGAAGCATGTACTTTTATTTGCTGAAAGTTCACATACAATTTATGTATATTTCTGAATAGAGGTTGTAGTCATTCATAGATAGTTAGATGCATAAACTCAATGAACTTTCGAAAATCCCAAGTGTCCGCTTGGGATTTTTAAAATATCTTCACTTCGCTTGTAAAGTTTTGAAAAAAATCTCGTCTCATTATAGAATGTTTGTTTTTGCGTATTTTAGCAAATCTCAAATGAAAAATAAGAACGAAGCATGGACAAATCATACTACAACCCAAGAGACTTAAAAAAATTCGGATCCATTACTGAATGGAGTGAAGAATTGGGAAACAAATTCTTTGAATACTACGGAAAAGTGTTTGAAGAAGGCGCGCTCACACCTCGCGAAAAATCACTCATCGCTTTAGCAGTAGCACATACCGAGCAATGTCCGTATTGCATTGATGCCTATTCACAAGACGGTTTGCAACGCGGAATCACAAAAGAAGAAATGATGGAAGCCATTCACGTTGGTGCCGCCATCAAAAGTGGTGCAACATTAGTGCATGGTGTGCAAATGATGAACAAAGTAAATAAATTGGAAATGTGATTTTTATAATTTCAAAAATTATAAAAATCATCCTGAGCACCGTCGAAGGATCTTTGAAACTCAAATACTCTGAATTACGTATATAATTTAGAAACGAAACACAAAACATATACATGGCGACAAAGTCCCTACAAAAAAGAGAAAGTGAACTTGCAAGTACAAAACGACAACTGGAAATTCTGTCTAACGGAATCTTTCAAAGTGGCGAATTGCCAACGTTTGCCAACAAAATAAAAGAAACAAATCAATTTCCCCTAAAGCCCAAAAAAATTGAAATCTTACAAATCAATGTTGGGTATATGTGCAATCAAGTCTGTTCGCATTGTCATGTAGATGCAGGTCCCGACCGAAAGGAAATCATGACGCGTGAAACCATGCAACAATGTTTGGATGTCATTGAAAAAACGGGCGCACATACGCTCGATTTAACAGGTGGCGCACCCGAAATGAATCCACACTTTCGTTGGTTTGTAGAAGAAGCGTCTAAAATTGGTGTGAAAGATTTTATTGTACGATCAAATCTTACGATCATTCGTGCGAACAAAAAATACTACGATTTGCCAGAATTCTTCAAAAAACACAATGTACATGTCGTTTCTTCCATGCCGCACTGGACACGTGGAAAAACGGACAAACAACGTGGCGACGGTGTTTTTGACAAATCTATCAAAGCCTTACAAGAACTCAACGCAGTTGGCTACGGAATGCCCGATAGCGATTTGCGATTAGACTTGGTATACAATCCGTCAGGAGCGTTTTTACCGGGAGATCAAACAGCGATGGAAAAAGATTTCAAAAAAGCCTTATTCGACGATTT harbors:
- a CDS encoding lanthionine synthetase LanC family protein, whose product is MNSIETTQKTDVQMYVKTAHNIGKYLAKEALWYKDMCNWTGHEVAPVGDTFQTVVKACSIDLYSGLTGIALFLAELYDKTQDTIILHTLNGALKTIYSNLEGDKVNNFGYYSGKIGLGYTLWRIGKKSANAELVDKALSIVKSVKDKDIADYEVDIISGAAGSISVLLKLYYAEQDNDFLEIAEKCGQFLLKKAIRQGEICSWMTVDKSNALTGYSHGASGIASALMELYATTKKEEYWHTAMGGYNYEKQWFNQQTQNWPDLREYDGSKPLNYGVMWCHGAPGIAIAQLKAYEMTKHEYFLQEAKVALETTKRTVIQEININSKANFSLCHGLAGNADILLYGSQILNHPEYAQIAKNAGDFGIAHYDATGVIFPSGVNDPSGLTIGQEENPGLMLGLSGTGMFYLRLADIMVPSALVP
- a CDS encoding arsenosugar biosynthesis-associated peroxidase-like protein yields the protein MDKSYYNPRDLKKFGSITEWSEELGNKFFEYYGKVFEEGALTPREKSLIALAVAHTEQCPYCIDAYSQDGLQRGITKEEMMEAIHVGAAIKSGATLVHGVQMMNKVNKLEM
- the arsS gene encoding arsenosugar biosynthesis radical SAM (seleno)protein ArsS (Some members of this family are selenoproteins.); translated protein: MATKSLQKRESELASTKRQLEILSNGIFQSGELPTFANKIKETNQFPLKPKKIEILQINVGYMCNQVCSHCHVDAGPDRKEIMTRETMQQCLDVIEKTGAHTLDLTGGAPEMNPHFRWFVEEASKIGVKDFIVRSNLTIIRANKKYYDLPEFFKKHNVHVVSSMPHWTRGKTDKQRGDGVFDKSIKALQELNAVGYGMPDSDLRLDLVYNPSGAFLPGDQTAMEKDFKKALFDDFGIQFHNLFAITNLPISRFLDYLIASENYEDYMYSLVEAFNPGAVTNVMCTNTISVSWDGWLYDCDFNQMLDLKVASKVKHISEYNEELLQNRNIIISQHCYGCTAGAGSSCQGSVA